A genomic segment from Anas platyrhynchos isolate ZD024472 breed Pekin duck chromosome 5, IASCAAS_PekinDuck_T2T, whole genome shotgun sequence encodes:
- the RAB15 gene encoding ras-related protein Rab-15 yields the protein MAKQYDVLFRLLLLGDSGVGKTCLLCRFTDNEFHPAHISTIGVDFKMKTIEVDGIKVRIQIWDTAGQERYQTITKQYYRRAQGIFLVYDIGSERSYQHIVKWASDVDEYAPDGVQKILIGNKADEEHKRQVAKEQGLQLAREYGMDFYETSACSNLNIKESFTRLTELVLQAHRKELAGLRAAAAPPDLARLEEDEQQPPGGQDSPKSCWC from the exons ATGGCCAAGCAGTACGACGTGCTGTTccgcctgctgctgctcggAGACTCGGGCGTGGGCAAGACCTGCCTGCTCTGCCGCTTCACCGACAACGAGTTCCACCCCGCGCACATCTCCACCATCG GCGTGGACTTCAAGATGAAGACCATCGAGGTGGACGGCATCAAGGTGCGCATCCAGATCTG GGACACGGCGGGGCAGGAGCGGTACCAGACCATCACCAAGCAGTACTACCGGCGGGCGCAG GGCATCTTCCTGGTGTACGACATCGGCAGCGAGCGCTCCTACCAGCACATCGTCAAGTGGGCCAGCGACGTGGATGAg TACGCACCCGACGGTGTCCAGAAAATCCTCATCGGGAACAAGGCGGACGAGGAGCACAAGAGGCAAGTGGCCAAAGAGCAAGGGCTGCag CTGGCCAGGGAGTATGGCATGGACTTCTACGAAACAAGTGCCTGCAGCAACCTGAACATCAAGGAG TCCTTCACGCGGCTGACggagctggtgctgcaggcGCACCGcaaggagctggcggggctgcgcgccgccgccgccccccccgacCTGGCCCGGCTGGAGGAGGACGagcagcagcccccgggggggcagGACAGCCCcaagagctgctggtgttga